One window from the genome of Plasmodium relictum strain SGS1 genome assembly, chromosome: 12 encodes:
- the TRAP gene encoding thrombospondin-related anonymous protein, putative has product MKIFESKRFLLLVFFLYLNTIVKGEHNVVDEITYNEKICHEKVDLYILMDGSGSIGYDNWISYAVPLVYDIVKNLNVSNDGIHLYLSVFTHYLREYIELGSSLSTNREFALNIIKNLKNKYYLHGSTNLTIALSRVLQDNFIKKKGREDAVQLILIFTDGVPDDKETAMQEVIKLKKMNAKFSVIGVGMGINREFNKRLVGCSPYEEKCDLYSEASWVDVKDIIAPFLKKVCVEIEKVAHCGSWGEWTPCSVTCGEGIKTRKRNILHKGCSDHMTALCERPECPAIVKPSVTDIPEVVPEDNRRGDVPDNVPDNAPENKKRGDVPDYFPEDNKPAAPDNVPDNAPENKKRGDVPDYFPEDNKPAAPYNVPDNSPEDNQPEAPDNAPEENQPEVPDNVPEENQPEVPDNVPEDNQPEVPDNVPEDRNPEIPEEKKPENIPENRKEEINEYIPKNIPDDVEIFPNENPGIIKKNQHHLPPQVIPPKNVHNENQIINNVPEHNDNINKTTIEDRELRPHNTDNEYIRPRRNVYKVEPSTENVENENSEEKNKKTSSDNKYKIAGGIIGGLALLGCAGFAYKFLAHAPTPPMTSEGAPFNDVLGEGEKDIEENEQFKLPEDNDWN; this is encoded by the coding sequence ATGAAAATTTTTGAGAGTAAAAGATTTTTacttttagttttttttctttatcttaACACCATTGTGAAAGGTGAACATAATGTAGTCGATGAAATAacttataatgaaaaaatatgtCATGAAAAAGTAGATCTTTATATACTAATGGATGGATCTGGAAGTATAGGATATGATAATTGGATTTCTTATGCAGTACCATTAGTTTATGATatagtaaaaaatttaaatgtatCAAATGATGGAATTCATCTCTATCTTTCTGTTTTTACTCATTATTTAAGAGAATATATTGAACTAGGTAGTAGTCTATCTACCAATAGAGAATTTGCATTAAATATAAtcaagaatttaaaaaataaatattatctaCATGGTTCAACCAATTTAACCATTGCCTTAAGTAGAGTATTACaagataattttataaaaaaaaaaggaagagAAGACGCAGTTCAATTAATTTTGATTTTCACAGACGGAGTTCCAGACGATAAAGAGACAGCTATGCAAGAagtaattaaattaaaaaaaatgaatgctAAATTTTCAGTAATAGGTGTTGGTATGGGCATTAATAGAGAATTCAATAAAAGACTAGTAGGCTGTTCTCCTTATGAAGAAAAATGTGACCTCTATTCAGAAGCCTCTTGGGTAGATGTAAAAGATATTATAGCTCcttttttgaaaaaagtaTGTgttgaaatagaaaaagttGCACATTGTGGATCTTGGGGTGAATGGACACCTTGCAGTGTTACTTGTGGAGAAGGAATAAAAacgagaaaaagaaatattttacataaaGGATGTTCTGATCACATGACTGCTCTTTGTGAGAGACCAGAATGCCCTGCAATAGTAAAACCCTCTGTTACAGATATTCCAGAGGTTGTTCCAGAAGATAATAGACGAGGAGATGTTCCAGATAATGTTCCAGATAATGCCCCAGAAAACAAAAAACGAGGAGATGTTCCAGATTATTTCCCAGAAGATAATAAGCCAGCTGCCCCAGATAATGTTCCAGATAATGCCccagaaaataaaaaacgaGGAGATGTTCCAGATTATTTCCCAGAAGATAATAAGCCAGCTGCCCCATATAACGTTCCAGATAATTCCCCAGAAGATAATCAACCAGAAGCCCCAGATAATGCCCCAGAAGAGAATCAACCAGAAGTCCCAGATAATGTCCCAGAAGAGAATCAACCAGAAGTCCCAGATAATGTCCCAGAAGATAATCAACCAGAAGTCCCAGATAATGTCCCAGAAGATAGAAATCCAGAAATTccagaagaaaaaaaaccaGAAAATATTCCagaaaatagaaaagaagaaataaatgaatacaTTCCAAAAAATATTCCAGATGATGTAGAAATATTTCCAAATGAAAATCCAGGAATTATCAAGAAAAATCAACATCACCTACCACCACAAGTAATTCCTCCAAAAAATGTACATAATGAAAAtcaaataattaataatgttCCTGAACATAATgataacataaataaaacTACAATTGAAGATAGAGAACTGAGACCACATAACACagataatgaatatatacGACCAAGGAGAAATGTTTATAAGGTTGAACCCTCCACAGAAAATGTAGAAAATGAGAATtctgaagaaaaaaataagaagaCATCAAgtgataataaatataaaattgctGGAGGTATAATTGGAGGACTAGCTTTACTTGGATGTGCTGGATTTGCTTACAAATTCTTAGCACATGCTCCAACTCCTCCTATGACTTCTGAAGGAGCGCCTTTTAATGATGTACTTGGTGAAGGCGAAAAAgatatagaagaaaatgaacAATTCAAATTACCAGAAGATAACGATtggaattaa